The DNA segment CACCTTTCTGCCGTGTTTTTAGTTCCTGCCTTAATGCTCTGCCCCTTGCCTCACATCagcattgggggaggggagaggtcatCACGTCCCCTGGCTGTTCCTGGgggaataaaaaggaagggaaaggatatTCCTATGGTGGAACTGGTGGAAAAAGCTACAGATAATACatgaaatatttgctgagcacatTCCCGATGTTTCCATGCCCACATAATCTTCATTAGAGGCCTAGATGGGTAACTTACTGTTACCCCAATTCTCTGAAGGATCTGAGGTCCAGACCTGCATGATTGACTAAGGTCATGCAGCCAAAAATTGGTACAACCAGCATTTCGTGAACTCTACGGTGTGTCTGGCACTCAGCCCTTTGCTCTTTTATCCAATTACCTCCATGGGATCTTTGTCTTAAGCAATGCCatctaaattaaaacaacaatgtcCACGATTGAGAAAGTGGGGATCCAGGCTGGCTAAAGAGCATGTCTCACCTAAGTCCCAGTTTGAAATATTCCTCCTACCAACCACCACCTGCGTAATATAAGAGTGCTACTTATTCATGTTCCCTCACGTCAAGACTAGGTGCACAGTGATCCCTTTTGCTTCTCTGATCCCTATTTTCTACGACTACACCTTGTTGACATTTGACACACTCTTTGGATATTTTACTCTAATGGAGTAAGCTATAATGAAGTCTGTTCTGGGGAGAGGCTTTCACTTCCACTAATGTGTTGCTGTTGATGCATTAAGTGGCAAGGTAGAATGGACTGTGAGCTTTGAATCAGGACCCTGGGTTCTTCTGACCCGTTTATTGCCTCTCCACTAGCTATGTGATAACTCCCTATTTTGGGGAAGGCTGCCAGGCTCTCTGCAAGTGtcgatatttttaaattttaatataaacatgTAGTCTATTAATGGGGTTGTTCCAAACATGCTagatcttttttccttcatcagTATGACCTGGTTGTCTTTCCAAGTCAGACAATTCAGATTTACCTCTTGGTTCATTAATTCATCCAAAAATGTATTAGGCATTatattctgtgattctttttttcttactgatttatagtagctttttatagttttatcagtCTATCTGTCTTGACTTGTACAGGTTGTTCCATACTTTAACATTTTGATACTTAATTTCTCTGGAATGTAGTTTGCATACAAGTGCTATAAAAGTGTAGAATTCTGGCTTGATAGCTAAAACAGATAGGTAATTTTCTTGACGGTATTGAACTGTTGCCCTTCCCTGTTGATTTCTCTATATATACTTGAACTTCCTAGTGGGCTTTCCCTTATAAACTTACTGATTCATCAGGTTTGGTCATACTGTCTTTTCCCTTTAACTTGCCAGTAACATCGTGTCTAAATCATAGGTTACAGGTATCAAGCACCATTATcactaaatatttcagtgtgtgtttttaaaactcaGGTCATTGTCTTTCACAATCTCAGTGCAAAGATCAAAGtctgggggggggcacctgggtggctcagtcggttgagcgtccggcttcggctcacgtcatgatctcacggttcgtgcatTCCAGCCCCacgctggctctgtgctgacagctcagagcctggagactgctttggattctgtgtttccctctctctctgccgctccctgctcacacgcgctctctctctctctctctctctctctctctctctctcaaaacaaaaacaaaaacaaaaattaaaaaagagagagagagagagggcgtgagcaggggaggaacagagagaaggagacacagaatacgaagcaggctccaggctctgcgctgtcagcacagaccccgacgcggggctcgaatccacgatctgcgagatcatgacctgagccaaagtcagccgctcagCCTTCTGAgccacctatctttttttttttttttttttttttaactctacacccagcatggggcttgaactcacaactctgagataaGAGTTTCATCCTCTGCTgacccagccagccaggcgccactATTTGTTGATTTCTCATAAATGTTACGTTTAAGAATTTTCCATCTGTTCTACTTTTGTCTAAATGACAAGAGCTACAAAAAAGTTATGGCATCTGTTTATGTAATGATTATTCTTTGTTAATGTAACATGGATCACTTGTTCTTAATTGTGGTAGCTCTTTGAGTGGATAATTTCTTACTGATAACATGGAAATAGTATCACACTTGTACCTTAAAGAACGCGTGTatgcagttttttggtggaagaaTGGAGACTAACATTAAAATCTACCATGTTTCCCTTCCCCAGAGCAAGCTGCACATGGAGGGCTTCCGGAGCCTCAAGGAGGGTGAGGCCGTGGAGTTCACCTTTAAGAAGTCTGCTAAGGGCCTGGAATCTATCCGGGTCACGGGCCCCGGTGGGGTGTTCTGTATTGGGAGTGAGAGGCGGCCCAAAGGGAAGAACATGCAGAAGCGCAGATCAAAGGGAGACAGGTATGGACGAGAAGGTGGCTGGACTAGGGAGAGTTCTCCCAATCTAGCCCCTTTCTTGGACCAGGATGCCAAAGACACAATGAAGCCTGCAGTCCCTGGCAACGTGTGGGTGTTTGGCGTTTCTGCCTTAGGGTATGGGAGATGAGGAAAGGGCTGTAGGTGAGAAGGGCACTTAATTATTTCAGAAGCAAAGAAGATCACAGATGGGAAAGTCTAAGTGATGGGGGCAAGATGGTGGATGTACCTGTTGCTTCTTCACTAGGTCTCTAGTGGCtagtttcttttgtctttgctcTGTGCTGGAGCAGGTCATATAGTTGCCTGActcctttaattttctctctttttagtgaATGACCGGTACAGTTTCTTAAGCGTATGGTAGTGTCTTCCCTATCTCGTGAATTGCGGTTCCCAGTTGGGGTCCATGACTTCCCGTCCTTgattatttcagaattttcaagTGGACATAAATCTGAAGATCCCATCTAGACAATGACAGATTTGGGAAGAATTTAGAGGTATCTAGTCCTAGTCCTAAGTCTTCCTTTTGTAAGTGAGGAAATTGGTTTCCAGGGAGGAGAGTGAGTATAGTAACTGATCAGAGCCCAGGTGTCCTCACTCAGAGGAAGGCTTCTGCTCTCGCTCCTTTCTCAACTTTACCATCCTGCTTTGTACTAGGTGCTACAACTGTGGAGGTCTAGACCACCATGCCAAGGAATGCAAGCTGCCACCCCAGCCTAAGAAGTGCCACTTCTGCCAGAGCATCAGCCACATGGTGGCCTCGTGTCCACTGAAAGCCCAGCAGGCCCCCAGCTCACAGGGAAAGCCAGCCTACTTtcgggaggaagaagaagaagagatccatagccctgccctgctcccagaGGCCCAGAATTGAGCTACAGTGGGTGGGGGCTATGCTTTTGTGATCAGGAAGTTTTGAGGAGCAGGCATCAATCGGCAGAGTGGAGAAAGTGGGGACAGGGTGGGTAGGGGGCAGCTGGCGCTGCCATGTGTCTCAGGCCGGGGTCCACAGCATCACCCCCTCTTCCTTCTTGGCAGGGTAGGGGGAAGGGGTGAGGCAAATGAACTCCAACCATGCTCTATCCAAATGCTTGTGAGCGTGTTCTGGGGAAAATCTCTCCCCGTGTGCTTTAGCTGAGTCTCCGCCCCCCAGATCTCCAGCTTCTGAAAGTGGTCTGGATAGGGAAGTTGTTTTCCTTTCAAAGAAGGATACGTAGTAATAATTTTTCCCATGCCAGAATGTAAAGATCAAGCATGAGACCAGATTGATGGGCCCAACCCACGGAGCACTACTTTCTGTGGGAGGGAATCTCTCAAGGGTAAGGCAGGGTTTTTTCCACAACTTGTCCCCTACCCCACTCTTGGGATAAGATGCTGAGAACTCTCCCGAGCAATGGGTTGTGACCGCAGGCAAAGGGACTGTTGGGGGAACAGCTGCAGACCTGCTGTTCCTAAGCTTACTCCCACCCCATTCTGGGCcgatagcattttatttatttgctcccTTGGATGACCGCACCTTGGGCCCCACTTTCTCCAGGATGCCAACTGCACTAGCTGTGTGCGAATGACGTATCTTgtgcattttaactttttttttttcgtaatATAAATGTTCTGGTTttgtacttttgtgtattttaatctTAAGGCCCTCGTTCCTGCACTGTGTTCTCAGGTACATGAGCGATCTCAGGGATAAGTCGGCAGCAGCTTCAGGTCTGCATGGCAGGAATACTGTTTTTTATATCATCAGGGAGAACAACTATTTGGAGTGCATAGCCTATTGAACTACCTCATTTTTGCCAAATAGAACTGGCTTTTCTGCCATAGTGTCCTCTTAAAAACCCCTCCGCCTTCAATGTTCCATGGGAGACTAGGTTTTGGCTCAGTTGCCCCCATGACTTGATCTCTTTCTACCGGAAGACTGGAAATTGGTCCGAACAGGAAAAGGTGGTACAGGAAGGTTTGAAGAGGCTGCACCGAGCCAAAAGGTGCAGAGCCAAAGCCAAAGTTAGGAGAGGGCTGTCTATAAGTATAGTAAAGGATTTCTGTTCCAGACTTCTAATCCCAGGGCACGGGACTCACTTTACATACCAGATCCATCCTTCACTGGATTGGGCTAGGCCTACCATGCacaacagggtgtgtgtgtgtgtgtgtgtgtgtgtgtgtgagagagagagagagagagttaaaaaaaaaaattggtaagaaTAGCTTTAAGAACAATACCTCTGTACCCATCTTGAGCTGCCCAGGGATGGGTGTATGAAGGAAGCAAAGGCTAAATTTCTCAACTTTTGTAAATTCTGGGCTTTTCTTATTGGCTTCCAGAGAGACCATAAGCCATGGCGTTGTGGTGCCCAGAGCCAGTGTCCTGCCCTGCTGTAGCAGTGATTAATGTCGTGGTAGCTAAAGGAGAAAAGGTTTCGTTTACATGCTGTGAGATCACCACAAACCTACCTCACTGTGTTGAAACGGGGCAAATGCAATAGAACGCATTGGGTGATGTGTGTCTGATCCTGGGTTCTTGTCTCCAATcgctgctcccccccccccccccccccgctagtTATATTGTATTTGTCTGGGTTTTGTAGGACTTCACGAATAGCTGATTGGGTGATTGCTAGGTGGTCTGGTTTGTGTAAATATAAAGTGTTGGTCTTCTCCATGTTCTTTTGGGGTTTTATTGTTTACAAACTTCTTTTTGTATTGAGAAAAATAGCCAAAGCATCTTTGACAAAAGGTTCTGCACCAGGAAGAGAATCTGGAACATAGCTTGGTGACCCCTCTTAAAGTGTGGTGGTCTTGAACCatcctttcttttgtgtttccttcccCTATTTCCTATTTTGGACCAGATCTTCTATTCTAAAAACTTGACTCCTACCCTATCCCCCTCCCCAAAACAGCCCCCCTCCCACATGTACCTTTAAACCCTGAAAAAGCTATAAACACTCCATCCCTTGTTCCTAATATCTTGTGTCAAGACCATTCCTTGATGTGATTCCTACCAATACACTTGTATTTGAATGGATCAACCCTACTTTAATCTCTAATCTTAGGGTAGAGAGAAGCAAAAGCAACGAGGGGGGCCTTCCATGTAGAAATAGGGTCTGGAGACCAAGAAAGGGAAGATGAATGTATAATCCAAGTCACTCAGGAATTTTTATGCAGGTGCAAGAAACTTATGTCAAAGTGGCCACAAGATTGTTTAATAGGAGACGAACGAATGTAACTCCATGTTTACTGCTAGAAACCAAAGCTTTGTGTGAAATCTTGAACTTATGGGGGTGGGTTGGGGTAGGAAAGCTTGTACCTATCTGTTCTTTCCCTGATCCCTTCCCCTCATTTCTTGAACTGCAGGAAACTGAGCCCCCTTGGGCTTTAGTGACTCCATCTCTGGGGGGTGTTTATGTGGTTGATTTTGCTGTGCCGGGTACTTCCTTTCCCCACCTGCTATTGTTTTGTAATACACATGCTgacccttttcccttctctttttaccCTGGGAAAatccaatgaataaataaaaagttattggTACTGAAACTGTCCTCTTGTTGGATATTTAGGGTGTTTTTCTTCCATAATTCCCACCTTCTTGGATTGGGACTCAGAAGTCACAGAAGAACCATTAAGTTTCCTGTTCAGCCATTTTGTTAGAAATGAATCCTGAAAATTCAGTCCTCTTAGCACCTCATTACAGTGGATTTTTGTTTCTAGTTAAGGCCTCTTGTCCTTTTCCTTGGAAGCTGCCACATTCAAGAGGGGATTAGGAGCTTGGCATGCATAAGAATGGGGTTGCCTGTGCCACTGGCTGGGATGAAAGGATGGGGCCATGGCTTGGGGCATGAGACCCTAATACTTTCTCCCCTGCTCCTCAAAGCCTTTTACAAATCTTAATTAATTAACCCCCTGTAGCACCCCAGGGAGGGGAATATGTGGAACTAGGGAAATTGAGGCCAGAGGAAGTAACACTGATTAGCTATACAAAAACGTTAACATTTTATTGGAGTGCAAGTGTGCTAGCCTTCTAATGaacattgtattttaaaacatctagttcccccacccccaagggaaggatttaagaagaaaaaaacttgctTGGAGGCATGCCATTTATTACACAAAGTGCACAGAAACAGCAGAACAAGGCCAAGAAATTACATACCCACTCCAGAGATTTCACGCCCAAAAGTCAAAGCTGACCATGGAAGCTGCTAAAAGTAGCAAACTATTACAGGGCTTCAGTAAATGGTCTTCTGCAAAACTGAAGTAATCAGCTAGGCTGAAACTTAGCTCCCAGGATGCAAAGCAGGAAGGATGGAAAAGCTTAAGACTATTCATGGGTGGGTTACTCATCTCTAGGGCTTTCTTTGATCATGTGTGTTAAAAGTAACCCTTTCATCAGACACATGATGAACTGGGAGTTACCAGTGCAGCAACTCTTCCTTACCTTGTTCCTCGGATGAGATTACAAAGTGAGAAACTACAAGGTTCTTTGGAAATTGtaaagttggggttttttttcccctgcttttctaattttcagaaaattgaaCTCAGTTCCTTTTGTGAGTGCTCAAATTCCTGCAACAGTTTTCCTTAAAGGTTTGGTACAGAGCTTAATGCCTATGATTTTTCTATCAAGCTTAATCGATGGCCTCTCAGTTATTTTATTAGTCATTCTTAGAGCAGAGCTTTCTGGCCTCAACCCCATTTTGAGTTCCTCTGGGAAGGTCCTGAGAAtctgaaaatcttaaaatatgaGTGCACAAATCAGCACAAAATGGATTGATAGTAAGTGGGTCTGTGAGACTGACTAGAGCTAGGAATTTACCAAATGATTAAAATCCACTAAACAAAACTGCAAACAGTAAATACAGGATTTGAAAGACTTGGGCCAGGTCTCTAGGCCTTCCAGCGTGCAGGACACCGCCCAAACTCATTTCTCAGCAGTCCTAAACTGCCACCAGCGGCTGTAACGCCCTTGCGCTTCGGCATGGGGATCCCCGAATTCTCGCTCTTTAGGGGCGCCCGCCCGAGGCCTCCCGATCTGCGGAGAGATACAGACCTCTCCGCTCCCCGAGGCGATCTCGGCCCCGCCTTTCCCGGCCGGGTCCCCAAGCACGTGGCCCGGAACCCGCCCGCCCCACTCGGTCACGTGAGCGCAGCTCTTCCCTGCCCCGCCTCCGGGAGTGCGACTTTTGGCCGGAACTTTAGCACCGCCCCTCCTCCAAGCCCGCAGGCGCAGGGCCCGACGCCGCCCATTGGGTGGCGGGAGGGGGCGTGTTCCAGCGCCCGGCGATGACATATTCTTCCAGCGCCACGTCGTGAGGAAGTGCCGAGCCACTGGAGCAGCCGGAAGGTTCCGGGTGGAGTGGAGCAGGTGCTGGGTTTAAGCGGTGagcgagagaggagagaggtgacTGGGCGGGATGGGGGGCGGCTGTGGGAGAAACAAAGGGGCTAGTGGAGGAGATGAATGAGGGAATGATAATGGGGAGACCTCTGAGGTTGGAGGTGTTGGGTGCAACCCCTGAAGGGGTTGGTGTGTTGGAACGCAGAATGAGAAACGGTCTCTGGGAGGATGGAGAAGAAGCGGGGAAGGATCAGGATGCACGCACTGTGGTGTGGCAGGAAGGCGACTTGGATGTCCAAGAAAAGTCGGTGCAGTTTCCAAGGAAAAGAGGATAGCAGCAACGTCCACCAAGCCAGAACTAGAGAAAGGCCTCTACCCCAAAGGTCTCATTCGCTATAAACTCTGGGTGGTGAAGAGTTATAGGCTTAGACCAGTGTCTTTGGATCCTAATGCTGGCTACTCTGCACAGTCATCTGAAGCTGTTTGCAAGCTTTGGtgatttgttctctttcttgtttATCCAAGGTTACCGGGCTGGTGTCTTCTTGTTCTGGGCTCATCCTCTGCCAGGGCAGGAGCTATGTCATGGATCAAGGAAGGAGAGTTGTCACTTTGGGAGCGGTTCTGTGCCAACATCATAAAGGTGAGTACCAGTTGGCCTGCTGGTTAGTTGGGTAATCTTGTGTCAAAACCTGTTATTAACATGGAGTAGTAATCCATGATGTTAAGTGGAATTTAGCAATGGAACCGAAGAGTCTGAATTGCAAGGTAACTTCCAGGTCTGTGTTTCTGGCAGGTAATTGTCCTAATTTTCATGCTTTCAAGAACCCCGGGACCTCCCAATATCATAGACTGTTAGGTCTTCCTTACAGTTCGAAGTTTGTTACTTGGAACTTTGATCTATTTTTCCTTGTACTGTTCTCTGGATTTAGATAGAATAATCTTTCCTTGATGTGGCAGTAGAGAATGATGGTTAAGAGTTTGGGCTctagagacagacaaacagaccaaAAGTCCCAGTGTATCATGTATTAATCCTGTGACTTTATATAGTTGTTTTTGGATGAGAGGAAACATAACACCAAAAATAGTACTCTGTCTAGCAGTTCTTAATTACTGCTATTACTGGGGCTGTTTTCAGCCATTTGAGGACTATGATCATTCCAGTTTCTACACCCCCTTACTTCCCCAAATCTTGCCTCTGCTTCTTCTCTAGGAATCGCAGCAATTTATATTTTGTCCATATAACAGGTTTGAGATTTAAGCCAGCCAgcctgatttttgtctttcaaccaCAGACTGTCAAGCACTGGGTAGCAGTGAATTTAGGAGTCAGCAAAGCCTTATACTaacctccccccactcccctcccccccacatacacactcacacacatatgcCAAATGATCTCAAGCAGGCAAGCAAGTAGAAAGTATCTTTTTGGGGAACTACTGCAGTCATGTGTTGGGAAGAACAAACTACATGATTTGActggaaattcttattttttttattttttattctacaaCTTGAGGACAAAAGTCAAAACTGTTAGAGAGGTGCAAAGGAAGCAGTCAGTGAAGAGGCCCTAAGGCCAGTGAAATTAGGCTAAGGAGTGAATTTTTGCTGTGATAGACAACTAAAGGCTGCTATACGCCAGATGAGAAGTTTTGTTGGcccccaaaatgtcttttttgtttgctttgaaatGGCTCCTGACATTTACATTTTGATACAAGTCCTGATGCTTGGCTTCTCTTATGTAATTGGAAGATCAGTGACGTCGGGCCCCCATTCCTGTGTGGCAGCGATTGGATCGAGTGGATTCCTCTTTTCTGTGGAGGATACCCTTGCACTGGACCACAGCCATCAATATCGTTCCTGTGCCTGCCAGGTGGAGACACGAAACCAAAGTGGTGGTCAGCAGCATGTGGTTAAAAATGAGTTCTAAAAGCATACAGACCTCAATGTGAATTCCCACTTTGCCttttcttagctgtgtgacttgtggaagtcacttgacctctctgagacttttttttcccacctgtGAAATGAAGACACTGCTATTTACTTTATAggtttatatgaagaaaaaaaaaaaaaaacttagatgaAGTATAAAAAGCCTAGCATAGTACTTGGCGTATAGTAAGTGctccatataaataaatacatacataagtaaAAGTGCTTAATACCCATTTATTGAGCCAAAGCACAGAATACCCAGTTCCCTTCCTCAGGGGGCTTTTATCATAGAACTCAAGCCTATCAGCTTGGGGTTTCGTGGCTCTCTATGCCGATCATTTGTCTTCTCACTTCCCAGGCAGGCCCAGTGCCCAAACACGTTGCCTTTATAATGGATGGAAACCGTCGCTACGCCAAGAAGTGCCAAGTAGAGCGGCAGGAAGGCCACTCACAGGGCTTCAACAAGCTGGCTGAGGTGAGTGTGGGTGGCAGGGAATGGTCTGTGGAGAACTGGACTGTAGCTAGAAAATCAGGTGCTGAGTTTGCTGTGGtttgagagtattttttttatagctCTTTATCACTTGCTT comes from the Acinonyx jubatus isolate Ajub_Pintada_27869175 chromosome C1, VMU_Ajub_asm_v1.0, whole genome shotgun sequence genome and includes:
- the LIN28A gene encoding protein lin-28 homolog A, whose product is MLWEEEQNFWGNTGFSGSLGSAGGGQDRSLLASFLVATATWVHTRGCAKAPEEAPEDAARAAEEPQLLHGAGICKWFNVRMGFGFLSMTARAGVALDPPVDVFVHQSKLHMEGFRSLKEGEAVEFTFKKSAKGLESIRVTGPGGVFCIGSERRPKGKNMQKRRSKGDRCYNCGGLDHHAKECKLPPQPKKCHFCQSISHMVASCPLKAQQAPSSQGKPAYFREEEEEEIHSPALLPEAQN